Proteins encoded together in one Plutella xylostella chromosome 17, ilPluXylo3.1, whole genome shotgun sequence window:
- the LOC105381206 gene encoding WD repeat-containing protein 3, translating to MGLTKQYLRYAPSGTFNIIASGDCNSVHVSLNGISGRYIATGACEHVIIWDMRLGEKAQVLPGESILVSQIAASPSGHHIAVGYVDGNINVFELTNNEIVCVFSGHKSAVTCLQYDEQGTRLVSGAKDTEVILWDVVSETGVARFSGHKGVITSVLFINSRNVVVSASKDSFVKFWDIETKHCFKTLGGHQAEVWSAVLLKDERYLVTGTVDQELRVWKLRWTDQDKEEEKVARQLEIVKLEETENVEDSSVLQCHEAGRLMRGGRGRVAGLATDAGQRVLACYGTDALLELFVFCPDEEANARMDKRVKKMRKKLQKQIASGEVDPETSSVPQLLTLSDEVRRLASVKLESKIKSACLLLGMTGELRAGVTLASNTVEMHSLAIEGECEVKCLKQIRLPGHAKEPRCVAVSSDNLAVLSAAADTIKLWNRPNQTCLRTIPTPCGRPSACCFAPGDRHALVACVDGNLLIVDVASGTILEQVPAHSGECNTVGLTPDLRGCYTGGADKTVKLWQFELISDPIGESKAKVLSLLHTRTLELEETVMAVKISPNSKFIAVALLDATVKIFFLDTFKFYLSLYGHKLPVLCLDISYDSNIIATGSADRNVKIWGMDFGDCHKSIFAHNDSVTGLQFAPGTHYFFTSSKDGKIKQWDADTYDNIITLNGHADEAWGVAAGAGGLHVASCGADRALRLHSRTDEPLVLGDEPDDALATGDKAPVPGLPNINMPSKKTVGAEKAADSIMECLEVGAEYRKELAEARGQTVAPPLLMAAFGAASPEDFLMETVKRIRSSDLEEALILLPFKSACDVVKMLPALLDRGDNTELLCRLAIFLLKVHHASLVANDGLLKYMIQIQAKASMRLNELRDTVGDNMAALGWLGRAAEAAEREQLFAEAGVRHKQRRRRQPAKRPIVTVT from the exons atgggTTTAACAAAACAATACCTTCGATACGCTCCAAGTGGAACGTTTAATATTATAGCTAGCGGTGATTGCAATAGTGTACATGTCAGCCTCAACGGTATCAGTGGGCGATACATCGCTACTGGTGCATGCGAGCATGTTATTATTTGGGATATGAGACTCGGTGAAAAG GCACAAGTGCTGCCTGGGGAAAGTATTCTAGTGTCACAGATAGCAGCCAGTCCGTCAGGACACCACATAGCAGTCGGCTATGTGGATGGCAACATCAATGTGTTTGAGCTGACCAACAATGAGATAGTGTGTGTCTTCTCCGGACACAAGTCTGCTGTTACATGCTTGCAGTATGATGAGCAGGGAACCCGTCTTGTCTCTGGAGCTAAG GACACAGAAGTAATCCTATGGGATGTGGTGTCAGAGACTGGTGTAGCACGGTTCAGTGGTCACAAGGGAGTCATCACCAGCGTGCTATTCATCAACAGCAGAAATGTAGTTGTCAGCGCCTCAAAGGATTCCTTCGTTAAGTTCTGGGACATTGAAACCAAACATTGCTTCAAAACTTTGGGTGGACATCAGGCAGAG GTCTGGTCAGCAGTACTTCTAAAGGATGAGCGCTACCTGGTGACGGGCACAGTGGACCAGGAGCTGCGGGTGTGGAAGCTGCGGTGGACCGACCAGGACAAGGAAGAGGAGAAGGTTGCAAGGCAGCTCGAGATCGTCAAGTTAGAGGAGACTGAAAATGTTGAGGATAGCTCT GTGCTCCAATGCCACGAAGCCGGCCGCCTCatgcgcggcgggcgcgggcgcgtgGCCGGGCTCGCCACGGACGCGGGGCAGCGCGTGCTCGCGTGCTACGGTACTGACGCACTGCTTGAGCTGTTTGTGTTCTGTCCCGATGAGGAGGCCAATGCCAGGATGGATAAAAGGGTTAAGAAGATGAGGAAGAAGTTGCA AAAACAAATAGCGAGCGGCGAAGTGGACCCAGAAACATCGTCAGTGCCTCAACTACTGACACTATCGGACGAGGTGCGCCGACTCGCGTCAGTGAAACTCGAGTCAAAGATCAAGTCCGCCTGTTTGCTGCTCGGGATGACGGGAGAGTTGAGGGCGGGGGTTACTCTGGCGAGTAATACTGTGGAAATGCATAGTCTGGCGATTGAGGGGGAGTGCGAAG TGAAATGCCTGAAGCAGATCCGTCTGCCGGGGCACGCGAAGGAGCCGCGCTGCGTGGCCGTCAGCTCCGACAACCTCGCCGTGCTGTCCGCCGCTGCAGACACCATCAAACTGTGGAACCG CCCCAACCAGACCTGTCTCCGCACGATCCCCACCCCGTGCGGGCGGCCCTCCGCCTGTTGCTTCGCGCCCGGCGACCGCCACGCCCTGGTCGCCTGTGTGGACGGAAACCTACTCATAGTGGACGTGGCCTCGGGGACTATTCTGGAACAAGTGCCCGCGCATTCGGGCGAGTGTAATACTGTCGGGTTGACGCCTGATTTG CGAGGGTGTTATACAGGCGGCGCCGACAAGACAGTTAAACTGTGGCAATTCGAATTGATATCAGACCCGATCGGCGAATCCAAAGctaaa GTACTTTCATTATTACACACGAGGACACTCGAATTAGAAGAAACAGTAATGGCTGTAAAAATAAGTCCCAACAGCAAATTCATAGCAGTCGCTCTGTTAGATGCCACTGTTAAAATATTCTTCTTAGACACTTTTAAG TTTTACCTATCACTCTACGGACACAAGTTGCCAGTGCTATGTCTAGATATTAGCTACGACTCAAACATTATTGCCACTGGTTCTGCGGACAG AAACGTGAAGATCTGGGGCATGGATTTCGGCGACTGTCACAAGTCGATATTCGCGCACAACGACAGCGTGACTGGACTGCAGTTCGCACCTGGAACACACTACTTCTTCACTAGTTCTAAGGACGGCAAGATTAAACAGTGGGACGCGGATACTTATGATAATATAATCACTTTGAAT GGTCACGCGGACGAGGCGTGGGGcgtggcggcgggcgcgggcgggctgCACGTGGCGTCGTGCGGCGCCGACCGCGCGCTGCGCCTGCACTCGCGCACCGACGAGCCGCTGGTGCTGGGGGACGAGCCAGACGACGCACTGGCCACGGGGGACAAG GCTCCTGTTCCTGGGCTACCGAACATCAACATGCCGTCGAAGAAAACTGTAGGGGCTGAGAAAGCG GCGGACTCAATAATGGAATGCCTGGAGGTGGGTGCAGAGTACCGCAAGGAACTAGCCGAGGCTCGCGGGCAGACGGTGGCGCCGCCGCTGCTGATGGCCGCCTTCGGAGCCGCCTCGCCCGAGGACTTCCTCATGGAGACTGTTAAGAGGATCCGCTCCAG CGACTTAGAAGAAGCGCTAATCCTGCTGCCATTCAAGTCAGCGTGTGACGTCGTCAAAATGCTGCCAGCGCTACTGGACCGTGGCGATAACACCGAGCTTCTCTGTCGGCTGGCGATATTCCTCCTGAAGGTCCACCACGCCTCGCTGGTGGCTAATGATGGGCTACTCAAGTACATGATACAGATACAGGCCAAGGCGTCTATGAGGCTTAATGAACTTAGG GACACGGTGGGCGACAACATGGCGGCGCTGGGCTGGCTGGGCCGCGCGGCGGAGGCGGCCGAGCGGGAACAGCTGTTCGCGGAGGCGGGCGTGCGACACAAGCAGCGCCGGCGCCGGCAGCCCGCCAAGCGGCCCATTGTCACTGTCACTTAG
- the LOC105381177 gene encoding phosphoribosyl pyrophosphate synthase-associated protein 2, which yields MLLNKTRLVGFTSSRSNMIEIDQGSSDIVILTGNSHPELADLVANRLGVRKGGCSVYHKTNRESVVEIADSIRGKNIYIIQTGTKDVNNNIMELLIMAYACKTSSARSIVGVIPYLPYSKQCKMRKRGCIVTKLLAKMMCKSGLTHIITMDLHQKEIQGFFDCPVDNLRASPFLLQYIQDSIPDYRNSVIVARNPGSAKKATSYAERLRLAIAVIHGEQKEAESDEVDGRYSPPCLQGVDRSRTMDVSVGVPVHPAKEKPPINVVGDVGGRIAIMVDDMIDDVQSFVAAAEVLKECGAYKIYVLATHGLLSSDAPRLIEDSPIDEVVVTNTVPHELQKMQCNKIKTIDISVLLSEAIRRIHNKESMSYLFKNVTLED from the exons ATGTTACTCAATAAAACTAG GCTTGTAGGATTTACTTCAAGCCGTTCCAACATGATTGAGATTGACCAAGGCTCGTCCGACATCGTGATCCTGACCGGCAACTCGCACCCCGAGCTCGCGGACTTGGTTGCCAA TCGGCTGGGCGTGCGCAAAGGAGGATGTTCAGTGTATCACAAGACTAACCGAGAGTCAGTGGTGGAAATTGCTGATTCCATTCGCggaaaaaacatttatatcaTTCAAACTGGGACCAA AGATGTAAACAACAACATAATGGAGCTGCTAATCATGGCATATGCTTGCAAGACCTCATCAGCTCGGTCCATAGTGGGCGTCATTCCATACCTGCCATACAGCAAGCAGTGCAAGATGAGGAAGCGAGGCTGCATCGTCACTAAACTGCTTGCTAAAATGATGTGCAAGTCGGGCCTGACTCATATCATCACCATGGACCTTCATCAGAAAGAGATACAAGGGTTCTTTGACTGTCCAGTTGACAATCTGAGGGCTTCTCCATTCTTACTGCAGTATATTCAGGACAGT ATCCCAGACTACCGCAACTCAGTCATAGTGGCTCGCAACCCGGGCTCGGCCAAGAAGGCGACGTCGTATGCGGAGCGGCTGCGGCTCGCCATCGCCGTCATACACGGCGAGCAGAAGGAGGCCGAGAGCGACGAGGTGGACGGCCGGTACTCACCGCCTTGTCTGCAGGG CGTGGACCGTTCCCGCACGATGGACGTGTCGGTGGGCGTGCCCGTGCACCCAGCCAAGGAGAAGCCGCCCATCAACGTGGTGGGCGACGTCGGCGGCCGTATCGCCATCATGGTG GACGACATGATAGACGACGTGCAATCGTTCGTGGCCGCCGCCGAGGTGCTCAAGGAGTGTGGCGCTTACAAGATATACGTGCTGGCGACACACGGGCTGCTCTCATCCGACGCGCCTCGCCTCATCGAGGACTCGCCCATAGACGAGGTGGTGGTCACCAACACCGTGCCGCACGAGCTGCAGAAGATGCAGTGCAACAAGATCAAGACCATAGATATATCCGTGCTGCTGAGCGAAGCCATCCGCCGCATACACAACAAGGAGTCCATGTCGTATCTGTTCAAAAATGTCACCCTCGAGGATTAA